The genomic segment GCCGCTCGCAAAACCAATCGATCGCTGCCCCTTATTTCGCGGTCCCGATCGTCGCGGGCTTCCAGTTGAACCCCAGCGGCACCTTCAGGTCCCGTTCGGCGAGCAGGCCCCAGGGGGTGCCCTTGTACTTCACCGCGATCTCCTGAAAGAGCGCGTGCGCCTCCTCGGCCACCTTCTTGATGTCCTTGCCGCTCTTGAGCGCCTCGGACGCGACCAGTGTGTACCCGTTCTCGCCCTTCTTCGCGTTGAGGGCGGGGAGCGTTTCGGTGTTGAGGTTGCCGAGCACCTTGTCGTACTCGTTCATGTAAACGAGCCGCGCCTTCACCGAGGCCCGGGCGTAGTCGTAGTTCGCCTGCCACCGCTTCTTCTCGCCAGCGCGCATCGGGGCCACCGCCTCCAGCAAAAACAACTGGCGCTCCAGTTGGGTGATGCCGATCGCCCAGAACTCCTGCTCCTTTTTCACCGCCGCCTTGACGGCCGCGAGCGGCTCCTTGACCTCCACCCGGAGCCGGCTCGTCCCGCCGGTGGGTGACCACTGGGTGCGGATCTCGTTCAGCGCGTCCAGCACCGTGACGCGGAACCGGTACTTCCCCTTGTCCTTCAGGACCGTGTCGAGCGGAACATCGGCGGCGTACTCCTTCATCAGGTCGGGCGGGAAGGGGTGATCGGCCAGCACGACAGTGGCGCCGCCCGGCTTGAACGGGGGCAGGTCCATCTCGCGGGCCAGTGCCCGGATGTCGGCCACCGGCGCGCGGGGCGGTTCGACCTTCGGCGGGGTCGGCTTGGGCGCCGGCACGTGGGGCGGCGGCGCCAGCCTCTCGTCCGGCGGGGGCGGGGGGTCGGGCGTCTCGGTTTCGGACGGAGCGACCGACGGGTTCGACGCCGCGCGGTCCTCGGTCGGTTTGGTGAACGGGTCGCGGAGGGCGATCCCCGCCCCGACCGCTGTGGAAATCAGAACGAACCCCGCGATGAGCACCGCCCGCCCGGTGCGCCGGCGCACCGGCTCGCCATAGGGCAGTTCTTCCGGCTCCGGTCGGACGGCTTTGCGTTTTCGGGGGCGCTGCGGTTCGTGGGCCGCCTTCGGCGGGACCGGGGACGGGCGCCCGCGCGGGGGCGTGGGAGCGGGCTTCTTGGCGGGTACGGGCGAAGTCGCGTGCGTGGATTGCGGCGTGACCGTCTCCGCGACCGGGTCGCCGCTGGCGGCGTCGCTGCTCCCGCTCTCGCGGAGGTACTCCGACAGCGCGCGGGCGAACGCCTTCGCGGACGGGTAGCGGTCGGCGGGCGCCTTCGCCATCGCCCTCAGGCAGATCGCGTCGAGTTCCGGACTCACGTCGGCGCGCAGGGCCGAGGGCGGGCGCGGGGACGTTTCCCAGTGCTGAACGAGTACCTCGAAGACCGTGCCGCGGAACGGCACGTCCCCGGTGAGCAGGTGGTAGAGGATGACGCCCAGGCTGTACACGTCCGAGAGCGGGCCGACGCCGTCTTGCAGCCCCCGCGCCTGTTCCGGCGACATGTACGCCGGCGTGCCGAACACGGCCCCATCGACCGTCACCCGGGACTGGCCGTCCAGCCGCGCCAGCCCGAAGTCGGTGATGAGGACCTCGCGGCTGGCCCGGTCGATCAGAACGTTTTGCAGCTTCAGGTCGCGGTGGATCACGCCCTGTTCGTGCGCGGCGGCCATGCCCAGCGCAAGCTTCCGCGCGATCACGACCGCTTTCCGGATGGGCAGGGGGTCCGTGAGTTTCTCGATCAGCCCGGCCAGGGTGCCGCCGACGACGTAGTGCATCACGATGTACGGCAGGTCGCCGTCCGTGCCGACGTCGTGGACCGGGCACACGTTCGGGTGGTGGATCGTCGCGGTGGCGCGGGCCTCGCGCAAGAACCGGTCGCGGAACGCGGGCGTGAGGCCGTCGCGGTGCGGAACCTTGATCGCGACCTGGCGCCCCAACTGCGGGTCGAAGGCCAGGAACACCCGGCCGAACGCGCCCTCGCCGATTAGCTGGCGGATCTCGAACCGGCCCAGGCGCATCGGGACGTCGGGTATCGACCAGGCGCCGGTGCGCCCGCTCGGGGGCGGGCTGCGCCGCGTGCCGTCGTCGGGCGGGTTCGCGTCGGACATCGCGTGTGTACCCCGAGAGCGTAGCGGACGTGCTCGCGAACGGCCCGGCGCGCCCGCGCACCGTGGACGCGCGGCCCGCACAAAGATCGCGCTTCGAGTGTGAGTGATTATAGCACGCCGGCGGCCGGTCTCGAGCTTTCCACACATCGGGTTCGGCGAGTCGGCAACAGCGGTTAACGAAAAAGCCGACAGGGACTGCTCCCCGCCGGCCGCTCGGTTCGGCTCCGTACCCGTCTCGCGGGCGGACGTGCTCCGGTCTCGTTGCCATCAGGCCGCACGTCCCGTCTGCCGTCGCGGTCACTTGTCCTTTTTGAGTGACGTCGTCTGCTTGCCTTCGACGTACACGAGTTCCGTATCGGTCAGCTTCTTGATGACCCGCTTGTGGACCTCTTCCGGAGAGCCGGCGTTGGCGGGGAACGTGATGGTCAGTTTGTCGCCCTCGAGTGTGTACGTCCCTTCGATGTTCGGTCCCTTGCCGCTCGCCGGTCCCACGGCGTATTTGCCATCTTTCTTGAAAAAATGGGCCGGGATGTTGCCCGCGTTCTTCTGGAACTCCGCCGCGCCGGGGCCGCTCTTCGGCGCGGGGGTGATCCATTTGCCGATCAGCTTGTCCGCGCTGATCTCCGCCGGCTTGGTGTCCTTCTTGTCCTTCTTGTCCTTCTTGTCGTCCGCGCCCGCGCTCGCGAACGCCAGTGCCAGAATCACCACGCAACCAATGAGAATTCGCATGGGCGCTCCGTGTTGTGGCGGCCCGCGGACCGCCAGGTTGTGCGGCCCCGAGGGGCCGACGTTTCCGAACAAACCCATTTCAATAATTACTGGCACTGGAGCCCCTGTTGCGAGTACATTTTTAAGTTTCTTGGATACTTCACATCGGGTCGTGGGAAGCATGTCGCAACCACTTGTCCCCGTTATGAGGGCAAACATGGTCCGGGCTTCTTGGGATGCTCGCGTTCGCGCACCCGCGAATACGGCACGAGGTGTGCGTTACGGCCCGTTTTGCGCGGCGGAGGGGCACTGAGGCGCTGTCGTCCGGCAGAATCTCCCCTCCTTCGCGGCACATCCCACGCTCATGAGAACACGGATGGGCACCGCCACATTCGACTTCGCCCGGCTCCTGGCGCCCACAGGCACACAGACGTTTCTGAAAGACCACTGGGAGACGCAGCCGCTCGTCCTCCACCGCCGGGACCGTGGACACTACTCTGGTCTGTTTTCGGCGGCCGATGTCGATCACGTCATTGCGTTTACGCGCCCGCAATTCCCCGGTCCCCAGGCCGCTAAGTCGTTTGTGCAGGGCTGCCTCCCCGATCGCCAACCGGCGCCGCCGGTCCATTATCCCGGCGTGGCCGATCTGCGGCACACATTCGGGGCCGGCAAAACGGTCGTCATCCGGTCGATGCAGAACCGCTGGCCGGCCGTGGCCGCGCTGTGCCGCAACCTGGAAGGCGTGTTCCAGTGCCCCGTTCACACGAACCTCTACCTCACGCCGCCGCGGTCGCAGGGCTTCGAACCGCACATCGACACGCACGAGGTTTTTGCGCTTCAGATCGACGGCGCCAAAACCTGGCGGCTCTACGACTTCGCCGCCGACCGACCGCTCGCGGACGCCCCCACCGGTTTGCGCCGCTCGGACCTGGGGCCGCCCCGCGAGGTGCGGCTCGAACCCGGTGACCTGCTCTACCTGCCCCGCGGCTACGCACACGAGGCGTTCACGACCACGAGCCCGTCACTTCACCTGACCGTCGGCGTCAACGTGTACCGCTGGCTCGATCTGATGCACGAGGCACTGGTTGCGGCGGCCCGGCGGGATGTCGGGCTGCGGGCGTCCGTTCCGCCCGGTGCGCTGTTGAGCAGCACGTTGCCCAACGATGTGACCCGCACATTTCAAGAGTTGCTCCGCGCACTCGCCGACAACGCCCAGGCCGGGGAAGCCGTGCAGCAACTCGCGTCGCGCTTCTTCGACGGCCTCGACCCGCTGCCGGACGGGTATTTCGCGTTCTCGGAAGCGGATGAACACATAGGGTCAGAAACCGTCCTGACGAAGCGCCCGGGAGGGATCTGTCGGGTTCTCGTGGCCGGCGACACGGCCCTGCTCGAGTTCCCCGGCGGCCGGCTCGGCGGCCCGATACGGATCGCGCCGGCGCTCCGGTTCTTCGCGGAAACCGACCGGTTCGTGGTACGGGATATGCCGGACATGAGCGCCGACGCCAAACTCGTCCTGGCACGGCGTGCCGTGCGTGAAGGCTTGTTCGTCGTGCATGCGAACCCCGCCGCGCCGCTGGACGATGCCGGCGCGGCGCGGCGGCCCGTCGAGAGCGGAGTGTAACCACTCCCGCTCTTTTTTTACCCGACCGTCCTACCTGGAGATCGAGTTCCATGACGCAAACGCTCTCCCAAAACCGGGCCTGGAGCCAGATCGTCGCGACCGCGTGGGCGGACGAGGAGTTCAAGGCCCGCCTCCTGGCGGACCCGCGCGCCGTCCTCGCCGAGCACGGAATCGACGTGCCCGAAGGGATCGAACTCGCCGTCGTTGAAGACACCGAGACGGTTCACCACATCGTCCTGCCGCCCAGCCCGGCGGGCGACCTCGCCGACGAGGAACTCGTGGGGTCGGCCGGCGCCGACTCGTACTCGGGCTTCAGCGGCTACTGCGGGCGCTGCGGCTGTGCGTGCCGCTGTGGCCGCTGCGAATGAGTGACGCCGGGTCGCCGGGATCGCGTTCCCTGGGACCGCGGGCGTCTCGCCCGCTTCTTCGCGACGAGTGCGAGGTGAGCGTCGGGTATGTAAACGACCCCGGCGAGCGGGGGGCGTGAGCCCCCCGAGTCGACCTCGGAATGCCCGTTGGTGTTGCGTTCCTCGGGGGGCTCACGCCCCCCGCTCGCGGGGTCGCTTAGGCGCCCGACGCTCACCAGGAAGACGCCCGCGGTCCCAGGGAACGCCTTCCACTCAATTGCATATGGCACCGTGACACCCGGCCGGCGTTCCGTTGCACTCACCGGCCGGGTTCTCGTATACGGAAACAGGACCGCCCGATGCTCACGCGTCCGAAGTTTCGCCCCCACCTGCGTGTCGAAGTCGTGCCGGGGGAGGGCGTCTTCCTTCTCTCGTCCGGCCGCCACGTCCTGCTCCGGGGGCGGTTGTACGAACTGCTCGCCTCGCGCCTGAACGGCCAAATTACCGTAGACGACCTGTGCGCCGACCTGCACGGGCGGGCGTCCCCGGCCGAGGTCTTCTTCGCGCTCGGCCAACTGGAGCGCAAGGACTTCCTGTGCGACGGGTACGGCGGCCTGCCGGAAGGACAAGCCGCGCTGTGGTCGTCGCAAAAGGTCGTCCCGGCAACGGCGGCCAAGCGGCTCGCGGAGAAGCCGGTGTGCGTGCGGGGGCTCGGCGTCGCGGTCGGGCCGTTCTCCGCGCTGCTCGGCGCGCTGTACGTTCGCACCACCGACACCGGTCCCGCGGACGTCGTCCTGACCGACGACTACCTGCGCGACGAACTGGCCGACGTGAACGCGGACGCGCTCCGCGCGAACCGGCCGTGGCTGCTGGTGAAGCCGACCGGTCGGCAGGTGTGGGTCGGGCCGCTGTTCCGCCCCGGCGGGACGGGCTGCTGGGCGTGCCTCGCCGAGCGCTTGAGGGCGAACGCCCCGGTGCCCGTTTACCTGCGCGAGCGCAACGGCCACGCGCTCACGCCGGTCAGCGACCTGGCCCACACGCCGGCCACCGAACAGGTGGCGCTGGGGCTCGCCGCGAACGCGGTCGCGACCTGGGCCGTGCGCGGCGAGGTGCCGGAACTGGAGGGCAAGGTCCAGACGCTCGACCTGCCGAGCTGGAAGCTCCAGGACCACGTTCTCCCGCAGCTCCCGTTCTGTTCGGCGTGCGGGGGCGGGGCGGTCCGCTCTTACGCCCGGCCCGAACTGGAACGGCGGATCAAGACGTTCACCAACGACGGCGGGCACCGGAGCGTTCGGCCCGAGGAGACCATCGCCCGGTACGCCCACCACGTCAGCCCGCTGACCGGGGCGCTGCCCCTGCTGGAGCGCGCCGCGACCGGCGGGGGCGACGGCGTGCTGCACGTGTACCTCGCCGGCAACAACATGGCCCGGCCGCACAAGAAGCTCGCGCACCTGCGGGGCGACCTGCGGAACATGAGCGCGGGCAAGGGCACCTCGGACGCCCAGGCGAAGGCCAGCGGGCTGTGCGAGGGCCTCGAGCGCTACTCCGGCGTGTTCCGCGGCGACGAGCCGCGCCGGCTCGCCCGCATGGAGGAGCTGGGCGGGGCCGCGCTGTCGCTCAGCGAGTGCCTGCTGTTCAGCGCGACGCAGTACCGCGAGCGGGCCGCGCGTAACGCCACCGGCTCGCGGTTCAGCTTCATCCCCGAACCGTTCGACCCGGCCTCGGAGATCGAGTGGTCGCCGGTGTGGTCGCTGACCCGCGGCGCGGTGCGCTACCTGCCCACGGCGTTCTGCTACTACGACTACCCGCAGCCGCCGGAAACGACGTACTGTGTCGCCGATTCGAACGGGAACGCGGCCGGCAACACCCTGGAAGAGGCGATCCTTCAGGGCTTCCTCGAACTGGTGGAACGGGACAGCGTCGCGCTGTGGTGGTACAACCGCGTGCGCCGGCCGCGCGTGGACCTGGCGAGCTTCGAGGAGCCGTACATCGACCGCCTGGCGGCGTTCCTCCGCGAGCGCGGCCGGGAGTTCTGGGCGCTCGATCTGACCTCCGATCTGGGGATACCCGTCTTCGCCACGGTCTGCCGCCGGACGGGCGCGAAGCGCGAGCAGATCGTCCTCGGGTTCGGCGCGCACCTCGACACCCGGATCGCCCTCCTGCGGGCCGTCACGGAAATGAACCAGATGCTGTCGTCGCCGCTGCTCGAAGCCGGCGAGAAGGACGACCCGCACGCCGACGGAGAAACCGCGCGCTGGCTGGCGACCGCGACCGCCACCAATCAACCATACCTCGTGCCGACCGACGCCGCAACGACCGCGGCCACGTACCCGCGGGCGTGGACCGACGACGTGAGGGAGGACGTCGAGTTCTGTCGCGCGCGGGTCGAGCGCGAGGGACTGGAGATGCTCGTCCTGGACCAGACGCGGCCGGAGGTCGGCCTGCCGGTGGCGAAGGTGATCGTGCCGGGGCTGCGGCACTTCTGGACCCGCTTCGCGCCCGGCCGGCTGTACGACGTGCCGGTGCGGCTCGGCTGGCTCGATCGGCCCCTCGGCGAGGACGAGCTGAACCCGATTCCGATGTTCCTCTGATACGAGATCGGTGTGATTTCTTCTGTAAGCCGGCCTCTGTGAGGCCGGTGCTCTGAGCCCCGCGTCGCACCGGCCTCACAGAGGCCGGCTACAGAAGCAATATCAGGCCAAACGGAAGCGCTTATCAATTAACGCGCGCGATATCGTTTGAACCCGAGGAGGGGCGTGTGGGCTTTTTGCTCACTTTGTGCAATGGGGCGTCGCCAGCCGAAGAGAACGGGCTGTTCGTCGTGAACGGCCCCAAGGGCCGGGTGACGCTGCGCGACCTCGAACCGGAGGTGATCGCGGCGCTCCACCGGCTCGCGCCGCCCGGCGCGGACGAGGACGCCCTCGCCGATGCCGTGGGGGCCATCGGCAACGGTGCGCTGCCCCGGTGGTTCTACTACCTGGACCGCCTCACGCGGCGCGGCCTCATCGGGCGCTCCGCGCACGAGTCCGGAACCCGCCTCGCGACGCTGTTCGCGGTGTCGCCCGCGTTCGCGTGGAAACCGGTTCGGCCCGCTCCGGATCGCCAGTACGCCCTCTCGCGGTTCGCCTATTTGCGCCGGGAGGGGAACGAGGGCGTGGTCGAATCCCCCCAGTCGCACGCCCGCCTCGTCCTCCAGGAGAGCCGGGCCGCGCGGCTCATCGGGGCGCTGGCGGCGCCCGCCACGCCGGCGGAACTGGCCGAGCGATCGGGACTCACGACCGAGGGCGCAACGGGGCTCCTGGCCCTGTTACTTCGTGCGGAGATGGCATCGGAAGCGGGAACCGAGCCCGAAGACCCGGACCTGCGAACGTGGGCGTTCCACGACCTCCTGTTCCACACCCGGAGCCGCAAGGGCCGGTCCGACGCGCCCTACGGCGGAACGTACCGGTTCGCGGGCCAGTTTCCGCCGCCACCGGCCGTGAAGCCCGTGCCAGTGGGGGACCGGGTTCCGCTGTTCAAACCCGACATCCGCGCCCTGGAGAGAACCGATCCGCCGCTCGCCTGGGTGCAGGAACACCGCCGGTCGGTGCGCGAGTTCGACACCACGCAACCGATCACGGTCGCCCAGGTCGGCGAATTTCTGTTCCGAGTGAACCGGGTGAAGGAGCAGCGCGAGACCGAGTTGCAAACGGTTCGGGGGCCGGTGGTGATGGATTTCGTATCGCGGCCGTACCCGACCGGCGGGAGCCTGTACGAGTTGGAAATCTATGCGGCGGTACGCACCTGCGACGGACTGACACCGGGGCTCTATGCACATGATCCGGTCGCGCACCGGCTCGTCCGGGTCCGCGGGCGCGGGCCGGCGGTGGACGAGTTGCTCGGCGACGCGGCCGAATCGACCGCGATCCCGGCAGGAGAGTTGCAGGTGTTGTTCGTTCTGGCCGCTCGTGTCCCGCGTGTCGCCTGGAAGTACGAATCGATCGCGTACGCCCTGGTTCTCAAACACGTCGGGGTCGTGTACCAGACGATGTACCTCGCCGCCACCGCGATGGGGCTGGCGGGGTGCGCGGTCGGCGGCGGGGACGCCGACCTGTTCGCCCGCGCCGCCGGGGTTCCTTACGCCGCCGAGACTTCGGTCGGTGAGTTCCTTCTGGGCAGCAAGCGGGGCGAACCGGCTCGAGACGCCCGTGAGTGAAGTTCCGAGTATCGCGGTTCG from the Frigoriglobus tundricola genome contains:
- a CDS encoding TOMM precursor leader peptide-binding protein, coding for MLTRPKFRPHLRVEVVPGEGVFLLSSGRHVLLRGRLYELLASRLNGQITVDDLCADLHGRASPAEVFFALGQLERKDFLCDGYGGLPEGQAALWSSQKVVPATAAKRLAEKPVCVRGLGVAVGPFSALLGALYVRTTDTGPADVVLTDDYLRDELADVNADALRANRPWLLVKPTGRQVWVGPLFRPGGTGCWACLAERLRANAPVPVYLRERNGHALTPVSDLAHTPATEQVALGLAANAVATWAVRGEVPELEGKVQTLDLPSWKLQDHVLPQLPFCSACGGGAVRSYARPELERRIKTFTNDGGHRSVRPEETIARYAHHVSPLTGALPLLERAATGGGDGVLHVYLAGNNMARPHKKLAHLRGDLRNMSAGKGTSDAQAKASGLCEGLERYSGVFRGDEPRRLARMEELGGAALSLSECLLFSATQYRERAARNATGSRFSFIPEPFDPASEIEWSPVWSLTRGAVRYLPTAFCYYDYPQPPETTYCVADSNGNAAGNTLEEAILQGFLELVERDSVALWWYNRVRRPRVDLASFEEPYIDRLAAFLRERGREFWALDLTSDLGIPVFATVCRRTGAKREQIVLGFGAHLDTRIALLRAVTEMNQMLSSPLLEAGEKDDPHADGETARWLATATATNQPYLVPTDAATTAATYPRAWTDDVREDVEFCRARVEREGLEMLVLDQTRPEVGLPVAKVIVPGLRHFWTRFAPGRLYDVPVRLGWLDRPLGEDELNPIPMFL
- a CDS encoding NHLP leader peptide family RiPP precursor — encoded protein: MTQTLSQNRAWSQIVATAWADEEFKARLLADPRAVLAEHGIDVPEGIELAVVEDTETVHHIVLPPSPAGDLADEELVGSAGADSYSGFSGYCGRCGCACRCGRCE
- a CDS encoding SagB family peptide dehydrogenase, with protein sequence MGFLLTLCNGASPAEENGLFVVNGPKGRVTLRDLEPEVIAALHRLAPPGADEDALADAVGAIGNGALPRWFYYLDRLTRRGLIGRSAHESGTRLATLFAVSPAFAWKPVRPAPDRQYALSRFAYLRREGNEGVVESPQSHARLVLQESRAARLIGALAAPATPAELAERSGLTTEGATGLLALLLRAEMASEAGTEPEDPDLRTWAFHDLLFHTRSRKGRSDAPYGGTYRFAGQFPPPPAVKPVPVGDRVPLFKPDIRALERTDPPLAWVQEHRRSVREFDTTQPITVAQVGEFLFRVNRVKEQRETELQTVRGPVVMDFVSRPYPTGGSLYELEIYAAVRTCDGLTPGLYAHDPVAHRLVRVRGRGPAVDELLGDAAESTAIPAGELQVLFVLAARVPRVAWKYESIAYALVLKHVGVVYQTMYLAATAMGLAGCAVGGGDADLFARAAGVPYAAETSVGEFLLGSKRGEPARDARE
- a CDS encoding cupin domain-containing protein, with the translated sequence MGTATFDFARLLAPTGTQTFLKDHWETQPLVLHRRDRGHYSGLFSAADVDHVIAFTRPQFPGPQAAKSFVQGCLPDRQPAPPVHYPGVADLRHTFGAGKTVVIRSMQNRWPAVAALCRNLEGVFQCPVHTNLYLTPPRSQGFEPHIDTHEVFALQIDGAKTWRLYDFAADRPLADAPTGLRRSDLGPPREVRLEPGDLLYLPRGYAHEAFTTTSPSLHLTVGVNVYRWLDLMHEALVAAARRDVGLRASVPPGALLSSTLPNDVTRTFQELLRALADNAQAGEAVQQLASRFFDGLDPLPDGYFAFSEADEHIGSETVLTKRPGGICRVLVAGDTALLEFPGGRLGGPIRIAPALRFFAETDRFVVRDMPDMSADAKLVLARRAVREGLFVVHANPAAPLDDAGAARRPVESGV
- a CDS encoding serine/threonine-protein kinase, which codes for MSDANPPDDGTRRSPPPSGRTGAWSIPDVPMRLGRFEIRQLIGEGAFGRVFLAFDPQLGRQVAIKVPHRDGLTPAFRDRFLREARATATIHHPNVCPVHDVGTDGDLPYIVMHYVVGGTLAGLIEKLTDPLPIRKAVVIARKLALGMAAAHEQGVIHRDLKLQNVLIDRASREVLITDFGLARLDGQSRVTVDGAVFGTPAYMSPEQARGLQDGVGPLSDVYSLGVILYHLLTGDVPFRGTVFEVLVQHWETSPRPPSALRADVSPELDAICLRAMAKAPADRYPSAKAFARALSEYLRESGSSDAASGDPVAETVTPQSTHATSPVPAKKPAPTPPRGRPSPVPPKAAHEPQRPRKRKAVRPEPEELPYGEPVRRRTGRAVLIAGFVLISTAVGAGIALRDPFTKPTEDRAASNPSVAPSETETPDPPPPPDERLAPPPHVPAPKPTPPKVEPPRAPVADIRALAREMDLPPFKPGGATVVLADHPFPPDLMKEYAADVPLDTVLKDKGKYRFRVTVLDALNEIRTQWSPTGGTSRLRVEVKEPLAAVKAAVKKEQEFWAIGITQLERQLFLLEAVAPMRAGEKKRWQANYDYARASVKARLVYMNEYDKVLGNLNTETLPALNAKKGENGYTLVASEALKSGKDIKKVAEEAHALFQEIAVKYKGTPWGLLAERDLKVPLGFNWKPATIGTAK